The nucleotide window TTCTGCTGCAGGAAGTCGTCCTTAATGAGTTTAGCAATCTCCAGAGTGATTTTATCAGTCTCCGCAAGAGAAGCctgcaaacaaaacaagatcAGTGCTCGTTCTGTTTAGTCACAGCAGCTAtccgaggaaaaaaaaatccagactgTTGGTCTGaatgaaaaatgcaaataaaatcagatcaggttcatattttaaattactGAAAAGAGACCCGTTTACTGtcagacacacattaaaagtgCACTAAACATATGAATATCTGGCCTTACATCACTAGTGGTAATTTCTAAGTAATGAACAGCATttttaacacgcgttttttagATGTTCTACCACCTCGGTCCACCTTACCTTGCCCACAAGCTGCACAATTTCAGctaagtcctcctcctcctgcaaaATCTCCTTAGCTTTTGTGCGAAGAGGGACGAACTCTGGAAAGTGTTTGTCATAGTATTCATCCAGAGCTCGCGTGTACTTGCTGTAGCTGATTAACCAGTTTACTGAAGGGAAGTGCTTTCTCTGAGCCAGCTTCTTGTCCAAGCCCCAGAAGACCTAGGGAGacgaaataaaagaaaaataaatctcacaCGCATTTAATCAAGTAGGAGGATCCCCGATGGAAGCATCACAACCAGCTGCTCACCTGAACTATTCCCAAGGTGGCTGAAGTAACTGGATCTGAGAAGTCTCCACCAGGGGGCGACACACTGTAAAGGATTACCAAATTAAAGGAAGAGTGAGTCTAACGGCTGATACAATGCAGATTAAGACTTTTATTACAACCCAATACTTAAAAAAACTGTAGGGGGTAAAGATGATCATTATATCATGATGTTAAACACCCAGTCAAAGTAAATTTCTCATTAAAGGAGTTTTTAACCATCTGACAtgaagcacactgcaaaaacagaactaaaaataagtaattttttattgaaatgagtgtatttgtactttatttgagcagataaataagatcatttgccaatggaataagatttttgcacttaaaatagaaacaactcatctccatcaactttattcaagtgcagtatatctaattatcttattttaggggtaaaaatactctttccattgacagataatcctaattacctgctcaaatcagggacaaatgcactaatttcaagcaaattttactcatttttagttctgtttttgcagtgcagggccTAAACAGGAAAAGCTTATtaggtaaaaacataaaataacaacaagGGAAACATTAACTGACGCTCCAACGATGCTGACGCTGCCCCCCCTCTCCGGATTTCCCAGGCACTTCACACGTCCAGCGCGCTCGTAGAAGGACGCCAGTCTGGCGCCCAGATAAGCAGGATAGCCGCTGTCTACAAGCGAGAGCATTCACAGCTGATCATGAAGTCTGCTCTACAAcagcatatataaaaaaaaaaacagcaaactcaCCAGCAGGCATTTCAGCCAGTCTTCCAGAGATTTCTCTCAGAGCCTCAGCCCAGCGAGACGTCGAGTCGGCCATCATGCTCACGTTGTAGCCCATATCTCTGAAGTACTCAGACAGAGTGATCCCTGCAGAAAAATCACATTGCTAAGTCTGACTGGTTTTCCGTCGAGTAAACACGACCCTCGTTTCCttttgctaaatgtttgtaGTTATTTATTCTTAAATTCAGAACTGCGCATACATCATCTTAATATTTAGGATTAAACTGTGCGACATGGGTCAAACGTTTTGGGCATCCTTCCATAAGCCTCTCATGGCAGTTTTCTTAATTTCTGGCCTGTTCCTCCAGACAGAACCAGTGTAATTCAGTCAGTTTTGTAGGATGCAAACTGGACAGAACTACATTTCTAGGTGTTCTGGGCTCTGTGATGGTCGCTCCTAAAGATTGTCTTCGTTGGACTGAAGCTGCTTCGCAACTAATTTCTGAATATTAACGTAGAGATAATATTCTGTCCTCATGACGCCACATATTCAGTATAGTGAACTGGTCCAACTTGCAGTAAAACACCCCtaaaacatgatgctgccacatcCACACCTCAGAAGATGTcaggcgtaaaaaaaaaaatcggaattgggtcattttatgctgcagtgtgaacgtagcctaactgtatgtgctctttcatcctctagacctgaaaactggctcagatcttacctgtgtttctctcctggatgaagccaataaaagagctgctgctgccattatccttttatttttctctcacatagaaagtactcctagatCAGTGCCCCTGTGCTTTTATTGCGTGTATGCTCCATCttaaacccccagtcggttcTTTTggtcatactgagcctggttctgctggaggtgtcttcttgttaaaggggagctttcctctccactgtcgctacatacATCCTTgatgtgagggattgctgcaaagtcaaccacACAATAGAAGCAACTGTCCATGGTGGctccatgctcatccaggaggattGAATGCTTCTAGTCAGCGACTTGTTGCATTCTGCTGGGTCTCCTTCGATAGAAAAAGTTTTACcccttttaaataataaactgacCTTAATtgcattgtttgataactaAAATCAGTTGGAATTTATCTACCtgacttggaatctgtctggatgaataaatgaaattgaCTTTTTTGTTAAATGCCTTGGGACgacatgtgtcatgaattggctctatataaacCTGAATTGACCTTAGAGTATATaaacttaataaaacaaatcccTAAAAAGCTCTCGCTCTCATTTTTGGATTTAACAAATTTTAGAAATCCAAACTCATGCAAAATGCTTAATCTAATTATATAATAAGCTTTTCCTGTGAATCCACTGTGATGTGGATGGTTGGTACCTGTATAGATGGAGGCCTCTCGAGCAGCCACAGGCATATTGGACGTGTTCGCAACCAGCGCTGTTCTCTTCATGATGCTCTCAACTTTGCCATCAACTTCCATTGtgagctgttgagcaatggaaACAGTAACatgacattaaattattttaacatgcTTCAAATATGACCACCTTGAATTGGCAGAATCCTCACTATGTACATCTAATTTTACCAAAAAGATAGTGATCAGAGCCATACACTGAACGAGGTGAATAAAGTGATTCAAACTGTTTGGTAATCCcgtaattattttaaactacatttatgtcccgctttgtaatccagggcagAATCATCTGCATCTTTGCGCATGtgttatacatttgcaatgtgaaAATGGAGCAGGTCTCGTCTCTGCAACCTTTGCTCTGACTTCCTGCAGGGCAGCAGGGCTTTAAGGACGAGGCAGCAGCCTGCGAGACAGAGCTGAGGGAATAGAGAGACCTCACACAGCTCTAGCTGCTTTCATTTCAAGTTGCTAAATCGCCAGAAAAGTCCTTGAATTTGTTTATGGTCACTTTTTTTGAATAAGAGTTgctagaggggtctgaaaaggCCCCAAATATAGACAGAGTTGCTAAATTGCCAACACTGGACTCTAGTTTTCCTACACTACTGAGAACAGCACAGTAGCCACCAGAAGCTTCATACACTAGCAAGCTTAGGATCAAGGCAGGCAGGAGCCGGAGGTgttggttttcaaaataaagtaaaactttaacatttcatgacatttaaattcatttcaaacCCTGATTATAATAAgaataagtgtgcaaatacCCAGTAGCTATGCTATATCATAAGCTCTACATTGTTTTGTGCCATTTTTCTCCAACTATTGACAACTTTCTTCATCGACCCatagtatataaataaagcaTTCCTTCGAGTCTTTTTCTGATACCTTTGTACAATGAGATTTGTTTGATCATCACTAATTGCTGAAATAGTTTGAGGTATTGCACTTATTCAACCGGgtgatttctgcttttattacTTTTCTTTACTGATCTGCCCAGTAAAAGTTTgcttatgtttttgtttttcggTGGGTGGGTGGAGTTGTACAATTTATTTATCACATTGAAGGTGGAAAAATTGTCTGAATGATTCTTTATGGTCTAATTGTTCTACATCACAAAAGCCTGACACTTGTTGCAGCTTTGGACTTCAAGCATCTAAGGAGCTTTCTGGATGAAAACAGTTTCCCTAATATTTTGCTGCTATGGCAGGAATTATCAATAGGACATAttttgtaggaaaaaaaaaagagaaaatatttttaaaaataactgcCATAAATGCCAAAAGTAGCTATTGGAAGGTTAAAGAACACGCTGTATTGAGCTTAAAGTTAGGTATAAAAAGGGTTCCAGTCACAGACATTACACATTAAAATCTAAAGGTCGCTCCACCCACCTCTGGAAAATCCCGCAGCACTTCAGACATTTCGTTGCCACGTTCTCCGCAGCCCACGTAGATGATGACGTCGCTGTTGGAGTACTTTGACAGCGACTGCGAGATCACGGTCTTGCCGCATCCGAAGGCTCCAGGTATAGCGGTGGTGCCTCCTTGTACACATCTACAAAGCATAAGAATCCCACAGATCTATTAGCACGCAGccctttttttaaagtgttgatAAATAACGGTCGGCCATATAAAGGGTCAGCTCAATATATAGATTAAATGGAAATAAGCCCTCGTAATTTAGTTATGCAAAGAAGCACTCACGGGAAAAGTGCGTCAAGAACTCTCTGACCAGTCAGCAGTGGGTGATTGGCTGGTAGTTTCTCTGTTACCGGGCGGATTTGCCGTACCGGCCACACCTGCATCATGGTGAACTTCTCTTTTACTCCTTCAAATTCGAGCTCCAGAACAATGTCCtacaggcaaaaaaaagttactattgctaaataaatgtgttgtttttaccccaACAGGAGCTTTCAGCTTAATGGACAGCACTCACAGAAAGGTCGTAGTTTCCAGCTGGAGCCAGGTAGGTCACAGTCCCTCTGTTTCGAGGTGGAAGCATGAGCTTGTGCTTGATTAAGGAATTTTCAAACACAATCCCATAAATATCTCCGCCTGTGATGTGACTGCcaacctgaagaaaaaaaaacagggaaagaaagaaaatgagtcAGACTTGTTGGAGGACAGTCATGAAATAGAAGTTGCAGTGCAAACGTTTCTCACCCGAAGGCTCTGGCCAGGAGAAAACTCCCATTTGGTGTCTCTGTTAAGGGCGCCGATATTTACTCCTCGTGGGATGTAGATACTTTGAGTGAGGTCGTTGATGTCTTTCAGTGGCCGCTGGATACCGTCGAAGATGGAGCCCATGATGCCCGGGCCCAGCTCTACGGAGAGGGGTTTCCCCGTTCGGAGGACGGGGTCGCCGACAGACACGCCGGCTGGAGCGTAACGTTAAGGCAAACCGAACACAGCCACAAGGCCGAAGCGTCGACAAGGTGCTTTTGCTATAACTTAATGTTTTCCTTACATCCCTTGTAACATTTCACTGTAATGGGTGGTTTTGAGGCAGTAGAAAGGATACACGTCTCCTCATACACCTGGATAGTTGCCATGTCCCCCTCTAAACGGATGATCTCGCCCACCAGCTCACTGTGACCGACACGGACCAGCTCATACATGGCAGCTCCAGCCATCGCAGTAGCTGTCACCACTGTCAATTGCGGAAacagaatgaaaaacaaaaacgtccACAAAACAAATACTGGAGCAGAAATAATTGCGACCTGACGGCTGAGAGATTTTGTTGAAATTATCATCGTGtcataaacttttatttatagcTCTGATGAATGACAGGCACACTAGCCCCACCACAGAGTGCTTTTAAATCCCCTTATAGTGGGTCAGTTTGCTATGTCTCCAAACTACAACTCAGACATTTTTCTTGACTTCTTCCTCCTCAAATGATAAAACGGCACATAAATCTTTATGTAGGGACTCAAATTCAAGCCGGATACTATGTCATAATTACATTTTCGTTGCTACACTGTTGGTTCTGGATTCATGCCCAAGCTTGGCCTTTCAAATGTAACCCCATCCCTTTTGGTCAACTTCTATCACTGCATTCTCAGATGGCTTGAGGCTTGAATcctttcacacttttttttgcatatatctCAATTTTAGTTCTGGAAATTAATATACGGAGCTATcatgagctgaaaaaaaattgtaaaagtgatAACCTTTCGGTAAAAGCAGTCATCATGCAtacattttgctttatttagatgcaaacagagcgttgatgtgtttatttttgcaggAAAATCTCATTGTAGCCCATATTGCCAACTcgtttaaagtaaaaatgtccTTTTACTGACATTGTTTCTTCTCTCTGGAagcaatattaacatttttgagGCCCCAGTTAGTGTCTAGACTTGAATCTAATAGACAAtatgtggagggagctaaaacATTAGGGTGATGGGCATGAGGCCTTCCAACGTCAAAGACAGAGCTCATCCTAAGATAAATTGCGAAAATAACAGCGGAAATATTCAAAATCTGGTCAGATCTTTTAAGATATTATTGCTATAATGTCtattaaaatttataaaataatcGTTGGGAAGGCTACAAGTAATGTTTAACAAGCcagttttcaataaaatgtaaataagaacAGAGAAACtactttaaatattaatattacttcTACATTTCTTAAATCACGAATTCAAAGATGCTGCTCTCATTTTCCTCGGAAGCAAACGTCTTAGTGGTACTTAGTGGTAGTATATTAAATTggctttatttaatatttaatgttaGCAATTGGTAAGATGTATTTTGAAAAGTGTTCAATAATTAAGCTTTACCTCTGTACATGTATATTCTTGTCATTACTCCTAAATGGAGCACATCACTGGATTAAAATCTTCACAACGCTGccagtattttttgtaccacagGCTTGTCTACATATCAAAAGGGATTTAAACCTTGTTATTTGCTTTTGGGAAATAACTTATACGTTGATTATTTGACAATACAAAGCTGTAAAATGATCTAGTCCTGCAGATTTCCTGTACAGTTTATATAAACTGAGCTCTCTTTATGACAGCATTATAACAGTGTTTGGAAAGCGCCATGTAATGACAGAATAAACCCGACCTGGCCCTGAAACGCCGTGAACAAATCCAAACTGGCTTTCTCGCTCCTCATCCTGGATCTTAGGAAGCGTTGACGTGTCCATAGTTTAGTTTATGTCctgcaaataaaaccaaagggggacagagaggagacaAGGGTTATTTAACTGTGACATACTTAGCCAGGCAAAGCTTTTTCGTCATTTAAAACGTGGTAATACAAGCCATTGTCATTAAGCACGGGTAGGCTAAAGTTACGCAGCATCCCATCACTTATTTAGAGTTTCAGTTTACAAATAATGTATGATTTATTATAAGGAATGATAGGAAGATTAAATTAATCCCTATGGAGTGTCTGAAAAATGAATGAACAAGTTAAGCAGATCGCAAGCCAACTTTTCTCTTCAGAGGACAGATGGCTGTCTGGTGTTGTGACACCGAGAGCAAAGCTGGATTTGTGCGTGTGCGCGAACGGGTCAGGTGACGAGCTAGCAGAGAGTACCAAAACTCAGCACGTTCACGCATGCTGAAACGACAATATATCACACAACACTTCGGTAACTATATAGAACATATCTGTGAAGCAACATACGTGTGAAAGAGACACCGAATAGGAGTGTGTTACCTTAAAGTTTAACTGACACGTAGCCGTGCCCAGGTTTGTCTCTGCTGTAGCAGGctaaggaggaggaggaggaggagcttccCCCCGGGCTAATCACCTGCAGAGCACCGGGCTGTCACGTGAAGAAGCCGTCTCCATTTTGGCTCGAGCAACTTCCCTTTTCCTCCAGTAATGTTTAGCTGCGTCTTGAGCCAACATGGCGTCCGCCGATAAACAGGCTCACAGCCAATGCGGTTCTCTCGACCCAGTCACGTGACGTGGGCGCATTGCCGCCCTCTTCTGGACACAAGCGAAAACGTACATCGCGCTCAATGATTAGCAATGGTATTGAATTCATTGATTAACTAGATGAAACGCAAACAAACTGAcaacaataatgaaaaaaataataaatgtaaaccaaaagaaaaaatgtgcaCTTAGACGATGTGAAGTTTGTTCGAGCGTGAATCACACTTTCTTGTTGATGATAAGAAGAGACGAAATTGTTAACACAAAAATTGGTTTGAAAATCTTAATAGAAGTGTAAAAACTAGGTcacaaataattaaagaaagCAAATAATATTAGAAGCAACACAAAATCTACATTTAACTGAAATAGCTGGTGTAAAAGTCTGGTGTATCAGCCACGAGTTCATTCAATTGTTTAAATCATTATAAAAACCAAACTCAAACTGCTTCTAGTTAGTTTTTGGGGGCCAAGAATTATGTGAAGGACAAGAAATTCACATAAGAGGTTTATTTTTTCGtaattaatatttaacattCATTAATATTTAAGCATTTTACAAAACTCTTCATAGCAAACAATACATGGGaagatatttaaatgtatagACAAACGTagaaaatgtctaaaatatttaacatgGGGAGTTGTATATAATAATATGTTTAATACATacaataataaacaaaagagTTATTTCTCTAAgattttgctgcatttcataAACCTCTGTCCCACACGCCCTCATAACATCGACATTGCGTCTGGCCAGTTTCCTATCAGCAAGGCTGTAGAAGCACAGAAAGAGACCCTGATACGATAGAACGGACATGGACGACAGCCAGTcacaacatgttttatttatattggtGTCTATATTCCCTAACATaggcttttcagattttatttgaaaggtcTGGTGACTATAGACTTTTAATTATTATGGGACGGAACTGTTTTTAATTGGTCTGTTTTGATCTAGAAGTAATTTTATTCAAACAAGGACTAACAAATCAtccatttaaaattaattaaaaaacagagTTTATGCATTTTTTCGGGTAGAAGAGGTAAATGCTCATCAAATTGAGGATAGTGGTCTAAAATGATTATTTATAGTACAGTAGTTCCACAATAAATACCAACACAGTCTAGAATTATTAACATGAGGAGCAGCAGTGGCTCCGTGTATTccgtatatatatagatagagccACGCAAGGTTAAGCACTATTGAGTTTCACTTATTTATAGGGTCCCTTCAACGTAGACCACAGTGAGGCGCTTCAGCTTCAGTTTGATTCAGTCTGACCAATCATTTTCATCAAGCTCAGAGTCATCCTCAGAGTCACTGTATTCAACAGCAATGCGTCGGGAGAGGATGGTGGCCACATCGTTTCCCTCTGGCTCCCGCTTGTTCTGCTGCTCTTGCTGCTCTTGAACTTTCTTCAGCCGGATGCCTGATAgtgaaataaaattcaaatgaaGCTAAAAGCAGTCAAAGCTTTCCATATAACTGTGTCAGAAAAGCCACACTCACCCATCCGAATGGCAGACAGCAGGTCGCTTCTTGCATCTCTGACTGGTTTCGTTTCGGCCCTGCCGCCCTCGTTGTGTCCCGGTGGGTGTGAGGGCGCGGCTGGAGGAGGCAGAGGTGGAGGCGGGGGACCTGGGGGAGGCGGGGCCATGCGTGGCCCCTGTGGTGGTACAGGTGGAAGTGGGTAACCTGGTCCTATGTGCACAGCTCCATTATGCAGCGGCGGTGGAAAGCCAAACGCCGTCTGGGCTGATGGGATGGATGGGCCTTGGGGAGGAGGTTGTGGAACGGAGCTGTTCAATATTGATGGGAATAGAATTAGTGTTGCAATCTCTAGGAACGTGGCATTACATTTGAAACAAGCTGATTTATGggtcaacaacaaaaaaatctattttgtttctggatttttctgAGGCTCATATACATTCATTATATATTAGAGAAATCTCAGCCTTTAAACTTGTATAACTCAATCTTTTTTTAAGCGTGATCTGATAATACAAAATACAActtcaactattttttttttcaaaacaaaaactgagtggacaagtttaaatatttttgtgaatTTTTCCTGAACTCCAATGGGTCAACATGCTTCACACAGGACTAAATATAAACTTTCTCCAACTCTAACATTTGGATGAATAAAGTCTCTGAGAAACCAGACACTTTAGCAGTCATCTACAATGCATAATTCTGGCTGTGTTTTACAATGTCTGATAAGAATGGCAAGTTTATTGAAAATGATTGGTTTCTATTTACTTTACTTTCAAGCATAATTCATAACTCTTTAATGGTTTTGTGGCTATTCTAGAAGTTTATTATTGTCCACAGTGAAAGAAGCTTAAGATCAACGCGGACTTAGAAGTTATTGATGAAAATAGCAACACCTTCAAGGTCAGGTGGAATATTGCAGCTGTCCACATAAAAAAGCCAAATGTGTTCTAAACAAAAAACCTAAGGACAAATATTGGTTAAAGTTTAAACAGGCTTGCAGCTCCAAGGGAGAACAATgatttaacctcctttttgtgaatacataatatattaactactgtcaggatggaaggatgattttccCAGTATAACAAAACGTGTGTCTgagcaggattaccaactatagctttaaaagcCAGGTCAGTGCTAGGAACACAACCAATTTAAATGCACTTCTGATAAGTAATCAGTCATCCACCAAGAGTCATGTCAGAAGCTGGTTGCAACTTGCTCGGTATCCAAATATGGTATCCATGTATTAAAGTGTGTGTACGAATATATTTGTGAACATTGTGTTCAGCTCGCTTTGAAACAAAAGATGATTCAAATCAGCCATTAAAAGTTCAAATTTAATCTGACGTTCATATGCTGACGATGAGCGCTTGTAAACTCCTGACCAGCCCAATACATACCCGCAGTCTGTAGCCAGACGTGCAGAGCCATCTAATCTGCCGGCAACGTTAGGCTCTGCCGCAGCATAGGTTACTCTCTTGTAGTTGACATCGATGCTGTGGTATTCGTGCTCCACAGGTGGCGAGGGATGTGCGTTTCCTGGGATGTGATCATGAGACTTGGCGTAGTTACAAGCAGCGTGAGCAGGTACTGGAGGGATTGGGTAGTCCAGAAGGTCAGGCCTGGATAAACAATGACAGTGAGGGAGATTATGATGCAGATGTCCCTGCATATCCagatggtccttttttttttttaacctccaaATGCCTATCACAAGCTTGATGCAGCTGGAATTAAAAACCTAACATTCTGTGAAGGATGTGCAGGgcattgaaaaagtattcaacTTCACGCTGAATTTACAGATTTGTCGACTTTCTCCAATAgaagtgaaaaataaacaaaataaacatggggAGAAATGAATAGAGGGCAGTCTCACAACTGACAACACAAATACTATGAACtggtaaaaacagaacaacaggATAGACTAAACGTTTAAAAAATGAGAAGTTGGGCCAGTGTGGTAATCGTTTAATGGTTTACGGTATTTACCTCTACggtgacattttaaaagactgtgtattttttctctcttgCAGGATATAATCCCAATAAACTGTTGAGTCCGGTGAAATCCCCACACAAGAGAAACAAGATTGAAAACCCGTATTAAACTCAGATCTGATTCTATTGTGGGAATCATTGCATGGCTTCAGAAGCTACATTTCATTTCTCCAAGCACAAAATATGAGAAATGATtgactgaaagaaagaaaaattagcTTTATGTGCGCAGCTGTAAAGGAAGCAGCACATGTTCTTGTGCAACATACCTTTCCTAGCAAATGACTTGCCTAtttcaggacaaaaaaacaacaacaacaacagcctTGTGCAGACATTACAACACCATGGTAAAAATAGTCAAGTTGCTTAACTCGCCTCTGTATACTCAAGAGCTTCTCCCACCAGAAACATTTGGCACAATACaaagttatttatatttcatctgggagtttaaagggacagtgtgtaactaatttgtcttttaatgagcaaaaaatcaaatattggtTTTATAAATACAGATTCCAGCAGAGTCTAACAataatcacatcaaaaatgaaagcgttctcataacttagaatgaGTAGTTTATATATACATGGGTGCCAGTGCACCCACAGGGTGGTGACATGTTGCGTCTCATTTCTGATTACAGCGGCccaaaggggacaaacttgtcaacCGTACGCgttttccctttctttcttctATGTGAAGACGTGCTGTCGGTGCAGGAGgggtataaaacaagcaaagacgactgtAGTTCATTCTATTTGCGGGTTTCTGTTGATATGGAGGACCACCCATACACTTTTCCAGTGAGAGGAAATGAGAAAGtgaccaagaaaagaaaaagaagtaaaaaccGGGAGAAAACGAGAGTCAACATCGccgtagctattattaccagtcCATGAGGGAGCGGGATTCAAAACAGAAGCGGAGGTTGCAGgcttaagttaattcaatatacaAAATGCAAAATTGTACAACACAGAACATTTAGCATGAATCCAAACAACATGATGACAGTgtgtaacaatatatttttaatctaaatattaATTGAAAAAAGAATGGAAACCCTTACCTGCCGTCTGGAGAGAGAGAGCTTTCTGACGATGCTCCTCGGCGAAGAGTTTTTGGGTGTCGGTGATCTGGACGGAGCTCTTTATCAAAAGCCATCATGTTCCACTCTTGTCTGCGGTTTCGAGCCTTCCTCACCTTCTTCACCTCCCGATGGAGGGTGCTGCTTTCCATACATCGCTTCTGCTCCTGGGAAAGGGTAATGCAAAGACACAGAATAGAGTGTGTGTATGTTTCCAAAGCGTGACGTAAATAAACAGAACTCTGGACAAGCCTGTGCTGTTACCCTTTGTCTCCGCCTTTCTTTCCTCTTGTCCTCGGTGTCCTGAAGCATCTTCTCCCTCCACAGATCAAAGAAGTAGGATGGGTCCGAATAGAATTTCATTGCATCAGCGGAGTCCTCTCTGCGTTATATTAAATACAAACGGTTTGTCATATTCCGCAGAtgtttgggttttggttttcttttgtttctctgttttagtCTGTTTATCTTAGTTTATTCCTCTAGACTTAGTTTCTTACTTCTATCTTGTGTTCTCTTCCCtgtgtgttttaatttaattcctTAAGTCAGTATTTGTCTTGTCTTCTTCCTCCCTGACTCTCCCTGCTCACCTTCTACCTCAGCTTCTCCTCCTGATCACCTGTAttctctgtcattctccacttgTCCCTCAGTATATAAGCTCACTGGCTCTCATTGTTCATCGTGGGATTCTTTCGTTAGACTGTCATTCACTTTGCACATTTCTTCCCTTTTCCCCAATACCTGTTTCTACTGAGCTACCTGtaatttctcttcattttatcattaaaacatGATTTGTTGTGTAAGTGTGCTGTCTGCACTTGCACTAAC belongs to Fundulus heteroclitus isolate FHET01 chromosome 11, MU-UCD_Fhet_4.1, whole genome shotgun sequence and includes:
- the LOC105919870 gene encoding V-type proton ATPase catalytic subunit A translates to MDTSTLPKIQDEERESQFGFVHGVSGPVVTATAMAGAAMYELVRVGHSELVGEIIRLEGDMATIQVYEETSGVSVGDPVLRTGKPLSVELGPGIMGSIFDGIQRPLKDINDLTQSIYIPRGVNIGALNRDTKWEFSPGQSLRVGSHITGGDIYGIVFENSLIKHKLMLPPRNRGTVTYLAPAGNYDLSDIVLELEFEGVKEKFTMMQVWPVRQIRPVTEKLPANHPLLTGQRVLDALFPCVQGGTTAIPGAFGCGKTVISQSLSKYSNSDVIIYVGCGERGNEMSEVLRDFPELTMEVDGKVESIMKRTALVANTSNMPVAAREASIYTGITLSEYFRDMGYNVSMMADSTSRWAEALREISGRLAEMPADSGYPAYLGARLASFYERAGRVKCLGNPERGGSVSIVGAVSPPGGDFSDPVTSATLGIVQVFWGLDKKLAQRKHFPSVNWLISYSKYTRALDEYYDKHFPEFVPLRTKAKEILQEEEDLAEIVQLVGKASLAETDKITLEIAKLIKDDFLQQNGYTPYDRFCPFYKTVGILSNMIAFYDMARHAVESTAQSDNKITWAMIREHMGEVLYRISSMKFKDPVKDGEAKIKAEYAQLLEDMQNAFRTLEE
- the wasf3a gene encoding wiskott-Aldrich syndrome protein family member 3 translates to MPLVKRNIEPRHLCHGAVPDGIGNELECVTNNTLSAIIRQLSCLSKQAENVFGELFNEANTFYTRANSLQDRIDRLAVKVTQLDSNVEEVSLQDINMRKAFRGSAVQDQQVLSKGSTPSSVGEMYNGCDRPPPLGALSSYREDSADAMKFYSDPSYFFDLWREKMLQDTEDKRKERRRQREQKRCMESSTLHREVKKVRKARNRRQEWNMMAFDKELRPDHRHPKTLRRGASSESSLSPDGRPDLLDYPIPPVPAHAACNYAKSHDHIPGNAHPSPPVEHEYHSIDVNYKRVTYAAAEPNVAGRLDGSARLATDCGSVPQPPPQGPSIPSAQTAFGFPPPLHNGAVHIGPGYPLPPVPPQGPRMAPPPPGPPPPPLPPPAAPSHPPGHNEGGRAETKPVRDARSDLLSAIRMGIRLKKVQEQQEQQNKREPEGNDVATILSRRIAVEYSDSEDDSELDENDWSD